One genomic window of Coffea eugenioides isolate CCC68of chromosome 1, Ceug_1.0, whole genome shotgun sequence includes the following:
- the LOC113779132 gene encoding peptidyl-tRNA hydrolase, mitochondrial isoform X3 translates to MLASPLSRSSFRPNKNQPGNETMLSRLSRHYFCSISPQPWLFVGLGNPGDKFKGTRHNVGFEMIDAFAEAVGIPMDMVHCKAVFGKGFVNGVPVFLAKPQTYMNLSGESSGPLAAYYKLPLNRVIVFHDDMNLPCGVLRLHHNGGHGSHNGLKSVIHNFRGNTLFPRLRIGLLVKWIQKHFCCKSLMRLLGNGLMLH, encoded by the exons ATGCTGGCCAGTCCTCTGAGCCGAAGCAGCTTTAGACCAAACAAAAACCAACCGGGCAACGAAACT ATGCTTAGCAGGTTGTCAAGGCACTATTTTTGCAGCATTTCACCTCAGCCATGGCTCTTTGTGGGCTTGGGGAATCCCGGTGATAAATTCAAGGGAACAAGACATAAT GTAGGGTTTGAAATGATCGATGCATTTGCAGAGGCAGTAGGGATTCCAATGGACATGGTTCACTGCAAAGCTGTATTTGGAAAAG GTTTTGTAAATGGCGTCCCTGTTTTCCTTGCAAAGCCCCAAACATACATGAATCTCAGTGGTGAATCT AGTGGTCCACTTGCAGCATATTATAAGCTTCCTCTCAATCGTGTCATTGTG TTTCATGATGACATGAACTTGCCATGTGGCGTACTTCGTCTTCATCACAACGGGGGCCATGGAAGTCATAATGG GCTGAAGAGTGTAATACATAATTTTCGAGGAAATACGCTGTTTCCTAGATTGAGAATAG GCCTCCTGGTCAAATGGATCCAAAAGCATTTTTGCTGCAAAAGTTTAATGCGGCTGCTAGGGAACGG ATTGATGCTGCACTAA
- the LOC113779132 gene encoding peptidyl-tRNA hydrolase, mitochondrial isoform X1: MLASPLSRSSFRPNKNQPGNETMLSRLSRHYFCSISPQPWLFVGLGNPGDKFKGTRHNVGFEMIDAFAEAVGIPMDMVHCKAVFGKGFVNGVPVFLAKPQTYMNLSGESSGPLAAYYKLPLNRVIVFHDDMNLPCGVLRLHHNGGHGSHNGLKSVIHNFRGNTLFPRLRIGIGRPPGQMDPKAFLLQKFNAAARERIDAALKEGAYALEQVLSKGLTETARCFNTDQKYKHIRLQTMPT, translated from the exons ATGCTGGCCAGTCCTCTGAGCCGAAGCAGCTTTAGACCAAACAAAAACCAACCGGGCAACGAAACT ATGCTTAGCAGGTTGTCAAGGCACTATTTTTGCAGCATTTCACCTCAGCCATGGCTCTTTGTGGGCTTGGGGAATCCCGGTGATAAATTCAAGGGAACAAGACATAAT GTAGGGTTTGAAATGATCGATGCATTTGCAGAGGCAGTAGGGATTCCAATGGACATGGTTCACTGCAAAGCTGTATTTGGAAAAG GTTTTGTAAATGGCGTCCCTGTTTTCCTTGCAAAGCCCCAAACATACATGAATCTCAGTGGTGAATCT AGTGGTCCACTTGCAGCATATTATAAGCTTCCTCTCAATCGTGTCATTGTG TTTCATGATGACATGAACTTGCCATGTGGCGTACTTCGTCTTCATCACAACGGGGGCCATGGAAGTCATAATGG GCTGAAGAGTGTAATACATAATTTTCGAGGAAATACGCTGTTTCCTAGATTGAGAATAG GTATTGGCAGGCCTCCTGGTCAAATGGATCCAAAAGCATTTTTGCTGCAAAAGTTTAATGCGGCTGCTAGGGAACGG ATTGATGCTGCACTAAAGGAAGGGGCTTACGCATTGGAACAAGTCTTGTCTAAAGGCCTCACAGAAACAGCAAGATGCTTCAACACAGATCAGAAGTACAAGCATATAAGATTGCAGACTATGCCTACATAA
- the LOC113750984 gene encoding transcription repressor MYB5-like — MRNPSSKPQAAAATNNTGAGASSNKTKVGLKRGPWTPEEDELLSDYIKREGEGRWRTLPKKAGLLRCGKSCRLRWMNYLRPSVKRGHIAWDEEDLILRLHRLLGNRWSLIAGRIPGRTDNEIKNYWNTHLSKKLISQGIDPRTHKPLEPNYSDSNNENKASSSKLHHAVADHPSSSSYEPSAAVVIKDSRDASTSNIPIDGIEFNSDDQYQNPETTAGKVHVNMQNADHEGDVTYGMDLRSSHEGFSNEDDDDTNYCTDDIFSSFLNSLINEDAFNSPNLLQQQQLQPNSTSTATDCDALISSTTAFTFGPGWDAPSVASTSSDDHNDPKLTNEKVEKQF, encoded by the exons ATGAGGAACCCTTCATCAAAACCacaagcagcagcagcaacaaatAATACAGGAGCTGGAGCTTCTTCAAACAAGACGAAGGTGGGTTTAAAGAGAGGTCCGTGGACACCCGAAGAAGACGAGCTATTAAGCGATTACATCAAGAGAGAAGGCGAAGGCCGGTGGAGGACTCTGCCTAAGAAGGCAGGTCTCCTCCGCTGCGGCAAGAGCTGCCGTCTCCGGTGGATGAATTACCTCCGTCCTTCCGTTAAGCGCGGCCACATCGCCTGGGATGAAGAAGATCTCATCCTCCGCCTCCATCGCCTACTTGGCAACAG GTGGTCTTTGATCGCTGGGAGAATTCCAGGACGAACGGATAATGAAATCAAGAACTACTGGAACACTCACCTGAGTAAGAAGTTGATCAGCCAAGGAATTGATCCAAGAACTCACAAGCCTCTGGAACCTAATTACTCCGACTCCAACAATGAAAACAAAGCTTCATCCTCCAAACTGCATCACGCAGTAGCTGATCATCCCAGTTCCAGTAGCTACGAGCCTTCTGCAGCAGTAGTTATCAAAGACTCGAGAGATGCAAGTACTAGCAACATCCCTATCGATGGGATTGAATTTAATTCTGACGATCAGTACCAAAACCCTGAAACAACAGCTGGAAAAGTTCATGTGAACATGCAGAATGCTGATCATGAAGGGGATGTTACTTATGGGATGGATTTGAGGAGCAGTCATGAAGGATTTAGCAATGAAGACGATGATGATACCAACTATTGCACTGATGATATTTTCTCATCATTCTTAAATTCATTAATCAACGAGGATGCTTTCAACAGCCCAAACCTACTTCAACAACAGCAGCTGCAGCCCAATAGCACGAGCACTGCTACAGATTGTGATGCTTTGATATCTTCCACAACTGCATTCACATTTGGTCCTGGATGGGATGCTCCGTCGGTGGCTTCCACTTCTTCTGATGATCACAATGATCCCAAGCTCACGAATGAAAAAGTTGAAAAGCAGTTCTGA
- the LOC113779132 gene encoding peptidyl-tRNA hydrolase, mitochondrial isoform X2 → MLSRLSRHYFCSISPQPWLFVGLGNPGDKFKGTRHNVGFEMIDAFAEAVGIPMDMVHCKAVFGKGFVNGVPVFLAKPQTYMNLSGESSGPLAAYYKLPLNRVIVFHDDMNLPCGVLRLHHNGGHGSHNGLKSVIHNFRGNTLFPRLRIGIGRPPGQMDPKAFLLQKFNAAARERIDAALKEGAYALEQVLSKGLTETARCFNTDQKYKHIRLQTMPT, encoded by the exons ATGCTTAGCAGGTTGTCAAGGCACTATTTTTGCAGCATTTCACCTCAGCCATGGCTCTTTGTGGGCTTGGGGAATCCCGGTGATAAATTCAAGGGAACAAGACATAAT GTAGGGTTTGAAATGATCGATGCATTTGCAGAGGCAGTAGGGATTCCAATGGACATGGTTCACTGCAAAGCTGTATTTGGAAAAG GTTTTGTAAATGGCGTCCCTGTTTTCCTTGCAAAGCCCCAAACATACATGAATCTCAGTGGTGAATCT AGTGGTCCACTTGCAGCATATTATAAGCTTCCTCTCAATCGTGTCATTGTG TTTCATGATGACATGAACTTGCCATGTGGCGTACTTCGTCTTCATCACAACGGGGGCCATGGAAGTCATAATGG GCTGAAGAGTGTAATACATAATTTTCGAGGAAATACGCTGTTTCCTAGATTGAGAATAG GTATTGGCAGGCCTCCTGGTCAAATGGATCCAAAAGCATTTTTGCTGCAAAAGTTTAATGCGGCTGCTAGGGAACGG ATTGATGCTGCACTAAAGGAAGGGGCTTACGCATTGGAACAAGTCTTGTCTAAAGGCCTCACAGAAACAGCAAGATGCTTCAACACAGATCAGAAGTACAAGCATATAAGATTGCAGACTATGCCTACATAA